Proteins from a single region of Hypanus sabinus isolate sHypSab1 chromosome 26, sHypSab1.hap1, whole genome shotgun sequence:
- the LOC132381469 gene encoding gastrula zinc finger protein XlCGF8.2DB-like, which yields MSSEFQRQQEVQSREKSFGSSECGKEFTGSDQLLECQRLPRGGKPYICSECGKGFTRSGKLLAHRRVHTTERPFSCSTCGKKFTQLSHLQTHQRVHTGERPFTCSECGKGFSQSSDLKTHQRLHTGERPFTCSECGKGFTQSANLKTHQRIHTGERPFSCFECGKEFSQSANLLIHQRIHTGENPFTCSECGKGFIRSSHLVTHQRVHTGERPFICSMCGKGFIHSSHLIRHQRVHSGEKPFTCSVCGRGYTQSYSLKIHQRVHSGERPFICSVCGKGFIQSSELLKHQRIHTGERPFTCSDCGKRFSQLSHLVKHHQVHSERPHTQPL from the coding sequence ATGTCCTCAGAATTCCAGAGACAGCAGGAAGTTCAAAGCAGGGAGAAATCGTTCGGCTCCTCTGAGTGTGGGAAGGAGTTCACTGGGTCAGATCAGTTGCTGGAATGCCAGCGACTGCCGAGGGGGGGGAAGCCTTATATCTGCTCTgagtgcgggaagggattcacgagGTCGGGTAAGCTGCTGGCTCACCGTCGTGTTCACACTACagagaggccgttctcctgctcaaCGTGTGGGAAGAAGTTCACTCAGTTGTCCCACCTGCAGACGCACCAGCGCGTCCACAcaggggagcggccgttcacctgctctgagtgCGGGAAGGGGTTCAGTCAGTCATCTGATCTGAAAACACACCAGCGACtccacactggggagcggcccttcacctgctccgagtgtgggaagggattcacccagTCGGCCAACCTGAAAACGCACCAGCGcatccacactggggagaggccgttttcCTGCTTTGAGTGCGGGAAGGAGTTCTCTCAGTCAGCCAATCTGCTgatacaccagcgaattcacaccggggagaacccgttcacctgctccgagtgtgggaagggattcattcgctCGTCCCACTTGGTGacgcaccagcgagttcacactggggagaggccgttcatctgctccatgtgtgggaagggattcattcactcATCCCACCTGATAAGACACCAGCGcgttcactctggggagaagccCTTCACCTGCTCAGTTTGTGGGAGGGGCTATACGCAGTCGTACAGCCTGaagatacaccagcgagttcacagcgGGGAGAGACCGTTTATCTGCTCTGTCTGCGGGAAGGGGTTCATTCAGTCATCTGAACTGCTGAAGCACCAGCGAATAcacacaggggagaggccgttcacctgctcagactgtgggaagaggttTTCTCAGTTATCCCATCTTGTGAAGCACCACCAAGTTCACAGTGAGCGGCCGCACACCCAGCCTCTCTGA